The segment TCCGCCCGCACCCGCTCATCGAGGTGCCCGCAAATTTCAAAGGCCGGTCTCGCGACCGGCCTTTTGCTTGTCTGCTTACTTCTTCGCCGCGACCGGGGCGGGCACGGGATTGCCCGAGCCTTGCGCGGCGAGCTGCGCGCGGCGGTTCGCGCGCCACGCGTCGCGGTGCTTGCGGATCCAATCCAGCAGCGCGCGCTCGAAACCGATGTCGTAGCCGAGCCGCTCCGACTCGAGCCACTTGTGTTTCAGGATCTCCTCCCGCTCGGCGAGGAACTCCTGGTAGAGGCTCGACTGCTTGACGAACTCCTTGCTGCCTTTGCTGGCACTGATCGGGGTGGGCGTCATGGCAGTCGCGCAGGTCACCGGCGGCAAATCGGCTGCAGGGCGCAGCGAACGACTGGTTGCGAGAGGACCTTCATTGGCGGGTAACGTAGATTTCGGGGCCAGCGCGTGTCAACCGGCTAGACCTTCAATTTCGCGAGCATTGTTTCCGCGATCGAGCGGAAGACGCGGGCCGGTTTACTGTCCGGCTGATTAACCACCACCGGCAGGCCGCAGTCGCCACCGGCGCGGATCTCGGGATAGAGCGGGACTTGGCCCAGGAGCACTGTTCCGAGCGATTCAGCCGTCTCCGCTCCGCCGCCTTCGCCGAACAACGCCTGACGCTGACCGTTCGCGTCTTCGAACCAGCTCATGTTTTCCGCCACGCCGAGCAGCGGGACGTTCACCTTCTGAAACATCAGGCCGCCCTTGCGCGCCACGTTCGTCGCCGCCGTTTGCGGCGTCGTGACGAGCACCGCGCCGTCCAGCGGCAGCGTCTGCACGAGCGAGAGTTGCGCGTCGCCCGTGCCGGGCGGCAGGTCGACGAGCAGCACGTCGAGCTCGCCCCATTTCACGTTTTGCACGAATTGCTGGATGGTCTTCATCACCATCGGCCCGCGCCAGACGACCGGCGTGTTGTCGTCCACGAGGAAACCCATCGACATCACCTTCACGCCGTGGCGCTCGAGTGGCACCAGCGACTCGCCGTCGATCTCCGGCCGGCCCTCGATGCCCATCATCAGCGGCACGCTCGGGCCGTAGATGTCGCAATCCATCAAGCCCACGCGGCCTTCGCGTCCGCGCTCCGTCAAAACTTGCGCGAGCGCGCACGCGAGGTTCACCGCGAACGTCGACTTGCCCACGCCGCCCTTGCCCGAGGCGATCGCCACCGAGCGCTTGATGCCAGTCGGCGCCGCGCCGCCGCCAAG is part of the Opitutia bacterium genome and harbors:
- a CDS encoding Mrp/NBP35 family ATP-binding protein, whose translation is MNSDSIKEALKQVKYPGFSRDIVSFGLVRGAAFDAGTAKVSVAITTSDPKVPTMLKQEIEKCLKAQPGVTDVIVELAVSAAKAPPKPGQANLGGGAAPTGIKRSVAIASGKGGVGKSTFAVNLACALAQVLTERGREGRVGLMDCDIYGPSVPLMMGIEGRPEIDGESLVPLERHGVKVMSMGFLVDDNTPVVWRGPMVMKTIQQFVQNVKWGELDVLLVDLPPGTGDAQLSLVQTLPLDGAVLVTTPQTAATNVARKGGLMFQKVNVPLLGVAENMSWFEDANGQRQALFGEGGGAETAESLGTVLLGQVPLYPEIRAGGDCGLPVVVNQPDSKPARVFRSIAETMLAKLKV